In Microbacterium cremeum, a genomic segment contains:
- a CDS encoding AAA family ATPase, translating to MCGPAGSGKSTVARRLESEGMVRLSFDQEAWRRGIQTMPLPTDVHEDIEQELRARLITLVVAGADVVLDFSFWSERARLAYRDLLRPLGVVPETIYLATPRAVALERMSARGHEHADDYALPKDVAAEYFDHFQPPTADEGPLTVLGAAALQ from the coding sequence ATGTGCGGGCCAGCGGGATCCGGAAAGTCGACCGTCGCGAGGCGGCTCGAGTCCGAGGGTATGGTTCGCCTTTCGTTCGACCAGGAAGCCTGGCGACGCGGGATCCAGACGATGCCCCTACCAACGGACGTGCACGAAGACATCGAGCAGGAACTCCGCGCTCGCCTCATCACGCTTGTCGTGGCTGGCGCGGATGTGGTGCTCGACTTTTCGTTCTGGTCGGAGCGCGCCCGCCTCGCGTATCGGGACCTTTTGCGCCCGCTCGGAGTGGTGCCGGAGACGATCTATCTCGCGACGCCACGAGCGGTCGCGCTGGAGCGAATGTCTGCGCGCGGCCACGAGCACGCCGACGATTACGCGCTTCCCAAGGACGTAGCGGCCGAGTACTTCGACCACTTCCAGCCCCCGACAGCCGACGAAGGTCCTCTTACGGTCCTCGGTGCCGCCGCGTTGCAATGA
- a CDS encoding DUF1905 domain-containing protein — MAQPDLRFEAPIGVDVKGELWSCVEIPGSVDFLGTGKSVRVDAEIDGIPLENVGAMVTGKGGHMISLSAKLRKQLGKEIGDIVHVAVTLR, encoded by the coding sequence ATGGCACAACCGGACCTGCGTTTCGAGGCGCCGATCGGAGTCGACGTCAAGGGTGAACTGTGGTCCTGTGTCGAGATTCCGGGGTCGGTCGACTTCCTCGGAACCGGCAAGTCGGTGCGAGTGGACGCCGAGATAGACGGGATCCCGCTGGAGAACGTCGGAGCTATGGTCACGGGCAAAGGCGGCCACATGATCTCGCTCAGCGCGAAGCTGCGCAAGCAACTCGGCAAGGAGATCGGCGACATCGTTCACGTGGCAGTGACGCTTCGCTAG
- a CDS encoding NADP-dependent oxidoreductase: protein MRAFVIDRYKAALHEASVPEPAVGERDVLVRVVAAGVNQLDEKLRTGEFRQILPYRFPLTLGHDVAGTVIRVGSKVDAFAPGDLVFARPRDGRIGAFAEAIAIDETDAALAPKSITAVEAASLPLVALTAWQALVERGDVQPGQKVLIHGGSGGVGTIAIQLAKHLGAHVATTVSAANADFVRELGADEVIDYRSQDFADVLQGYDLVLDSLGGENLEKSLRVLSPGGKAIGIVGPPDPAFARSAGLNPLLRVAVAGLSRKIRTLARKLGVSYEFLLMRASGDQLRRIAALVDQGVLRPVVGEVHGFTDVPRALARLESHRVRGKSVIAIDGGTAATDHTADSRTRGFSS, encoded by the coding sequence ATGCGAGCGTTCGTCATCGATCGATACAAGGCCGCCCTTCACGAGGCGAGCGTGCCCGAACCCGCCGTCGGCGAGCGCGACGTGCTCGTACGCGTCGTCGCTGCGGGGGTGAACCAGCTGGATGAGAAGCTCCGAACCGGTGAGTTCCGGCAGATCCTCCCGTACCGATTCCCCTTGACGCTCGGTCACGACGTCGCGGGCACGGTCATCCGCGTCGGATCGAAGGTCGACGCGTTCGCGCCGGGTGATCTGGTGTTCGCGCGTCCGCGGGACGGTCGGATCGGCGCCTTCGCCGAGGCGATCGCGATCGACGAGACCGATGCTGCGCTCGCACCCAAGTCGATCACCGCCGTCGAGGCAGCATCCCTGCCCTTGGTCGCGCTGACGGCCTGGCAGGCCCTCGTCGAGCGCGGCGACGTGCAGCCGGGCCAGAAGGTTCTCATCCACGGCGGCAGTGGGGGTGTGGGAACGATCGCCATCCAGCTCGCCAAGCACCTCGGCGCCCACGTGGCGACGACGGTATCGGCCGCGAACGCTGACTTCGTGCGGGAGCTCGGGGCGGACGAAGTGATCGACTACAGGTCGCAGGACTTCGCGGACGTTCTCCAGGGCTATGACCTCGTGCTGGACAGTCTCGGAGGCGAGAACCTCGAGAAGTCTCTCCGGGTGCTCTCGCCCGGTGGCAAGGCCATCGGGATCGTGGGGCCACCCGATCCGGCCTTCGCGCGCAGCGCCGGACTGAACCCGCTGCTGCGAGTCGCGGTCGCGGGGCTGAGTCGTAAGATCCGCACGCTCGCGCGAAAGCTCGGCGTCTCCTACGAGTTCCTCCTGATGCGCGCGAGCGGAGACCAGCTCCGGCGGATCGCCGCGCTCGTCGATCAGGGGGTGCTTCGTCCTGTCGTCGGAGAAGTCCACGGGTTCACCGACGTTCCACGGGCTCTCGCACGCCTTGAATCGCACCGCGTCCGCGGGAAGTCCGTCATCGCGATCGACGGAGGAACCGCGGCCACCGACCACACCGCCGACAGTCGAACCAGAGGATTCTCATCATGA
- a CDS encoding alpha/beta fold hydrolase: MNSIDSEPVVTTYAKAPTKTITARGTTYAYRELGPKGGIPVVFFVHLAATLDNWDPRIVDRIATTRHVITFDNAGVGASSGTVPGTIEEAADDAYAFIAALGFDTVDVFSFSMGGMIAQDLIIKHPLLVRKLVLTGTGPRGGKDMDKIVGVTYRDILRSAITRSDPKEFLFFNRDEAGKKAGKAFVKRLEERTTDRDKPISMRALRTQLKAIQRFGRSAPSDLSKITQPTLIANGDNDRMVPSALSHDLHARIAGSELIIYPDAGHGGIFQYWERFAPVAATFLAEG, translated from the coding sequence ATGAACTCGATCGACAGCGAACCCGTCGTCACGACGTATGCGAAAGCGCCGACGAAGACCATCACCGCGCGCGGCACCACCTACGCGTACCGGGAACTCGGTCCGAAGGGTGGCATCCCGGTCGTCTTCTTCGTCCATCTGGCGGCCACCCTGGACAACTGGGACCCGCGCATCGTCGACCGGATCGCGACGACCCGGCACGTGATCACTTTCGACAATGCGGGCGTCGGTGCCTCGTCCGGAACCGTACCCGGAACGATCGAGGAAGCCGCCGACGACGCGTACGCCTTCATCGCCGCCCTCGGATTCGACACCGTCGACGTCTTCTCGTTCTCCATGGGCGGCATGATCGCGCAGGACCTCATCATCAAGCACCCCCTGCTGGTGCGAAAGCTCGTCCTCACCGGGACCGGCCCTCGTGGCGGCAAGGACATGGACAAGATCGTGGGTGTGACGTACAGGGACATCCTGCGTTCGGCCATCACCCGGTCGGATCCGAAGGAGTTCCTCTTCTTCAACCGCGACGAAGCGGGCAAGAAGGCGGGCAAGGCATTCGTGAAGCGCCTCGAGGAGCGGACGACGGACCGAGACAAGCCGATCAGCATGAGAGCGCTCCGCACCCAGTTGAAAGCCATCCAGCGCTTCGGCCGCTCTGCGCCCTCAGACCTTTCCAAGATCACCCAGCCCACGCTGATCGCCAACGGCGACAACGACCGGATGGTGCCCTCAGCGCTCTCGCACGACCTGCACGCCCGCATCGCCGGCAGCGAGCTGATCATCTATCCCGACGCGGGCCACGGTGGCATCTTCCAGTACTGGGAGAGGTTCGCACCCGTCGCCGCCACGTTCTTGGCGGAGGGATAG
- a CDS encoding TetR/AcrR family transcriptional regulator — protein sequence MPLADQPVGRRERNKQEKLDRIIAAASELFATYGVDDVTTQQIADRADIGAGTLFLYAKTKGELLLLVQNAHYAKALEEGRSDAASVSDPRDAVMAIVRPVVECNRVQVDNGRVYLREMVFGDPEEPRHREALAIVSGTEQAVAEVFARAKRADAATLARIVTAILFLAMADSANVTLSVEAILDDIRLQVDALWTD from the coding sequence ATGCCTCTGGCCGATCAGCCCGTCGGGCGACGCGAGCGCAACAAGCAGGAGAAGCTCGACCGCATCATCGCGGCCGCGAGCGAACTCTTCGCGACCTATGGGGTGGACGACGTCACCACCCAGCAGATCGCCGACAGAGCCGACATCGGCGCCGGCACACTGTTCCTCTATGCGAAGACCAAGGGGGAACTCCTCCTCCTGGTCCAGAACGCCCACTACGCGAAAGCTCTGGAGGAGGGCCGGTCGGACGCGGCATCCGTCTCGGATCCGCGGGATGCGGTGATGGCCATCGTCCGGCCCGTCGTCGAGTGCAATCGGGTGCAGGTGGACAACGGACGCGTCTACCTGCGCGAGATGGTGTTCGGCGACCCGGAGGAGCCGCGCCATCGCGAGGCGCTCGCCATCGTCTCGGGGACGGAGCAAGCCGTCGCCGAAGTATTCGCCCGTGCGAAGAGGGCGGATGCCGCGACCCTGGCGCGAATCGTGACCGCCATCCTGTTCCTCGCGATGGCCGACAGCGCCAACGTCACCCTCAGCGTCGAAGCGATCCTCGACGACATCCGCCTCCAAGTCGACGCACTCTGGACAGACTGA
- a CDS encoding zinc-ribbon domain-containing protein: MPERVELWWARRQFSKGTEVPYPVGSYREAWAPFPALIRQYHPELNAGIVLSQVPPAADVLLLWQCEAGHKFAATPDEQRNRPGRERRRSAWCPECTELARPARALPMREVVAPPGSPVPAAIARPAERTVLKPRRPRPKESLCPKTPDVPVGEPFLSECAPKPASAIEARLRADLFERLSVTPGLNAVRISRPFFDHVEVWPDVLLPELRVAIEYDSTGRHGLEHVGRREDADRRKDRALRAAKWEVIRIRTGRLEPLGPYDLQLSTWNRKGLESLVEVLRGIRGPLLVDPYLA; encoded by the coding sequence ATGCCGGAGCGTGTCGAACTGTGGTGGGCTCGCCGCCAGTTCTCCAAGGGCACGGAGGTCCCCTACCCGGTGGGGAGCTACCGCGAGGCCTGGGCGCCGTTCCCCGCGCTCATCCGCCAGTACCATCCCGAGCTCAATGCCGGCATCGTCCTGAGCCAGGTGCCGCCGGCAGCCGACGTGCTGCTGCTGTGGCAGTGCGAGGCGGGGCACAAGTTCGCCGCCACGCCCGACGAGCAGCGCAATCGGCCGGGCCGGGAACGCCGTCGCTCGGCGTGGTGTCCCGAGTGCACGGAACTCGCCCGGCCCGCCCGCGCTCTGCCGATGCGGGAGGTGGTGGCTCCGCCCGGCTCCCCCGTTCCCGCCGCGATCGCACGCCCGGCCGAGCGCACAGTCCTGAAGCCGAGGAGGCCGAGACCGAAGGAGAGCCTGTGCCCGAAGACACCGGACGTCCCCGTCGGCGAGCCGTTCCTCTCGGAGTGCGCGCCGAAGCCGGCGTCGGCGATCGAAGCGCGGCTGCGCGCCGATCTGTTCGAACGCCTGTCGGTGACACCGGGGCTGAACGCCGTGCGCATCTCGCGCCCGTTCTTCGACCACGTCGAGGTGTGGCCCGACGTCCTGCTGCCGGAGCTGCGCGTCGCCATCGAGTACGACAGCACCGGGCGCCACGGTCTCGAGCACGTCGGCAGGCGCGAGGACGCCGACCGCCGCAAGGACCGGGCGCTGCGTGCCGCGAAGTGGGAGGTCATCCGGATCCGCACCGGCAGACTCGAACCTCTCGGCCCCTATGATCTGCAGCTGTCGACCTGGAACAGGAAGGGGCTCGAGAGTCTCGTCGAGGTGCTGCGAGGCATCCGCGGGCCACTCCTGGTCGACCCGTATCTCGCCTGA
- a CDS encoding TetR/AcrR family transcriptional regulator, with protein sequence MSRTSAQNEALRAATREAVEGAAIRVFARHGFAAANMRQIAAEAGLSIGSIYRHYPSKEQLFEQLLQQATTGLVAASDRLSGVEAPLDLAREFTATFLSDLAGDHGAAEFYLVINQGFLTDTPQGTTQRLASTQAALWRSFSALVRRGQNLGEFAAGDPDRITAYYFAMLSGIATMRSVMNNELGESGVELVLRLLTKGRAT encoded by the coding sequence ATGTCGCGAACATCGGCGCAGAACGAGGCCCTGCGCGCGGCCACTCGCGAAGCGGTCGAGGGCGCGGCCATCCGGGTGTTCGCGCGCCATGGCTTCGCGGCGGCGAACATGCGGCAGATCGCGGCCGAGGCGGGACTCAGCATCGGATCGATCTATCGGCACTATCCGAGCAAGGAGCAGCTGTTCGAACAGCTCCTCCAGCAGGCGACGACCGGCCTGGTCGCGGCATCCGATCGGCTCTCGGGTGTCGAAGCTCCGCTGGATCTCGCTCGCGAGTTCACGGCGACATTCCTGTCGGATCTCGCCGGCGATCACGGAGCGGCCGAGTTCTATCTCGTGATCAATCAGGGATTCCTCACCGACACCCCGCAAGGGACCACGCAACGGCTGGCATCGACGCAGGCGGCGCTGTGGCGCAGCTTCTCCGCCCTCGTGCGGCGTGGTCAGAACCTGGGCGAGTTCGCCGCCGGCGACCCCGACCGGATCACCGCGTACTACTTCGCGATGCTGTCGGGCATCGCGACGATGCGGTCCGTCATGAACAACGAGCTGGGCGAGTCCGGTGTCGAGCTGGTCCTTCGTCTGCTCACGAAAGGGAGAGCGACATGA
- a CDS encoding GNAT family N-acetyltransferase → MIDVKRADELGEGYRRRVAEVLVRGFAEDFEYFSKDPDVLAEAFAHMILLDRFYVAIVDGEPAAIASVTEGDQECFDPDRRAMQRTLGWWHGLMSFVIVRSQFLGAYDGARPGLAEIGFVTTAPQSQGKGVATALMRHLLRLPYDEFVLRDIKDTNAPALGLYRKLGFVEFDSRPVAFAKRAGFSSYVSMRLQRNAAARA, encoded by the coding sequence ATGATCGACGTCAAGCGAGCCGACGAGCTCGGTGAGGGCTACCGGCGACGAGTGGCCGAAGTCCTGGTGCGCGGATTCGCCGAGGACTTCGAGTACTTCTCGAAGGATCCGGATGTGCTGGCCGAGGCATTCGCGCACATGATCCTGCTCGACCGCTTCTACGTCGCGATCGTGGACGGCGAGCCGGCCGCGATCGCTTCGGTCACCGAGGGCGACCAGGAGTGCTTCGACCCCGATCGCCGAGCGATGCAACGCACTCTCGGCTGGTGGCATGGGTTGATGAGCTTCGTGATCGTCCGCAGCCAGTTCCTCGGCGCGTACGACGGTGCGCGCCCCGGGCTCGCCGAGATCGGATTCGTCACGACGGCTCCGCAGTCCCAGGGCAAGGGCGTCGCGACCGCGCTGATGCGGCACCTGCTGCGGCTGCCGTATGACGAGTTCGTGCTCCGCGACATCAAGGACACCAACGCGCCCGCCCTCGGTCTCTACCGAAAGCTCGGGTTCGTGGAGTTCGACAGCCGCCCGGTCGCCTTCGCGAAGCGGGCCGGGTTCTCGTCGTACGTCTCGATGCGGCTCCAGCGGAACGCGGCTGCACGGGCCTAG
- the dinB gene encoding DNA polymerase IV, translating into MRGEATVLHADLDSFYASVEQRDAPALRGRPVIVGGGVVLAASYEAKARGVRTAMGGRQARELCPDAVIVPPRMDAYSEASRAVFGVFRDTTPLVEGLSIDEAFLEVGGLRRIAGTPEQIAVRLRERVRTEVGLPISVGVARTKFLAKVASAVSKPDGLLVVEPEQEQAFLLPLPVERLWGVGAVTAAKLHGLGIRTVGQLAELEAATAERLLGKATGAHLHALARLRDPRPVDTTRRRGSIGSQRALGNRPRTAEELDLFLTQIIDRLARRLRERDRVCRTVVLRLRFGDYAKATRSRTLRFPTDRTTVLLDIARALLAAAQPHIMERGISLIGVSLSQLGRADSIQPELPLDWDGGARLDTVLDAVRDRFGAASVARATQLGRDPGWSTPVLPEHE; encoded by the coding sequence ATGCGGGGCGAGGCGACCGTGCTGCACGCCGACCTCGACTCCTTCTACGCGTCGGTGGAGCAACGGGATGCTCCGGCTCTGCGCGGCCGGCCCGTCATCGTCGGCGGGGGCGTGGTGCTCGCGGCGAGCTACGAGGCGAAGGCTCGCGGGGTGCGCACCGCGATGGGCGGCCGGCAGGCGCGCGAGCTGTGCCCGGACGCCGTGATCGTCCCGCCGCGGATGGACGCGTACTCCGAGGCGAGCCGGGCCGTGTTCGGCGTCTTCCGCGACACGACGCCGCTCGTGGAAGGGCTGTCGATCGACGAGGCGTTCCTCGAGGTGGGGGGCCTCCGGCGCATCGCAGGAACGCCCGAGCAGATCGCGGTGCGGTTGCGCGAGCGCGTGCGCACCGAGGTCGGCCTCCCCATCTCGGTCGGCGTCGCCCGGACCAAGTTCCTCGCCAAGGTGGCCAGCGCCGTGAGCAAGCCCGACGGGCTGCTCGTCGTCGAGCCCGAGCAGGAGCAGGCGTTCCTGCTCCCCCTTCCGGTCGAACGGCTCTGGGGCGTGGGAGCCGTGACCGCCGCGAAACTGCACGGGCTCGGCATCCGCACCGTCGGTCAGCTGGCCGAGCTCGAAGCCGCCACCGCCGAGAGACTGCTGGGCAAGGCGACCGGCGCCCACCTGCACGCCCTCGCCCGGCTGCGCGATCCGCGCCCGGTCGACACCACGCGGCGTCGCGGCTCGATCGGCTCGCAGCGCGCGCTCGGCAACCGCCCGCGCACGGCCGAAGAGCTCGACCTCTTCCTGACCCAGATCATCGATCGGCTCGCCCGCCGCCTGCGCGAGCGCGACCGCGTGTGCCGCACGGTCGTGCTGCGCCTGCGTTTCGGCGACTACGCGAAAGCGACACGGTCTCGCACGCTGCGCTTCCCCACCGACCGCACCACGGTGCTGCTCGATATCGCACGCGCCCTGCTCGCCGCCGCCCAGCCCCACATCATGGAACGCGGCATCTCGCTGATCGGCGTCTCGCTGTCGCAGCTCGGGCGCGCCGACAGCATCCAGCCCGAGCTTCCCCTCGACTGGGACGGCGGAGCACGTCTCGACACGGTGCTCGACGCGGTGCGCGATCGCTTCGGCGCGGCCTCGGTCGCCCGGGCCACGCAGCTCGGGCGGGATCCGGGATGGTCGACGCCGGTGCTGCCGGAGCACGAGTGA
- a CDS encoding SMP-30/gluconolactonase/LRE family protein — protein MTAELVSRDTAGVFHGEGAFWDAATGRIRFVDMLRGDVMTWDGTALRRDHLSDVAAVIRARADGGYVVATERGFALTDDALTIDREIPVFADPGLRMNEGACDAAGRFYCGSMAYDANPDAGRVYRLDPDLSVHVALDGVTIPNGLVWTAAGDVALHADTREGVIWAYDFDSETGAFGDRRPHVRFNGTAGVPDGMAIDEDDGVWVAMWGGGAVRRYTAAGVLDLTIPLPTVNVTSCAFGGPDRRTLYITTSRQGLADPEPEAGGLFAVETEVTGAPVHAFGG, from the coding sequence ATGACGGCAGAGTTGGTGTCGCGCGACACAGCCGGCGTTTTCCACGGCGAAGGAGCCTTCTGGGATGCCGCGACCGGCCGCATCCGGTTCGTCGACATGCTCCGCGGCGACGTGATGACGTGGGACGGCACGGCCCTGCGGCGCGACCACCTGTCGGACGTGGCCGCGGTGATCCGTGCGCGCGCGGACGGCGGATACGTCGTGGCGACCGAACGCGGCTTCGCGCTCACCGACGACGCACTGACGATCGACCGCGAGATCCCGGTCTTCGCCGACCCCGGCCTGCGCATGAACGAGGGGGCGTGCGATGCCGCCGGCCGCTTCTACTGCGGAAGCATGGCCTACGACGCGAACCCCGACGCCGGACGCGTGTACCGGCTCGACCCCGATCTGTCGGTGCACGTCGCCCTGGACGGCGTGACGATCCCGAACGGGCTGGTCTGGACCGCCGCGGGCGACGTCGCGCTGCACGCCGACACGCGCGAGGGCGTGATCTGGGCATACGACTTCGACTCCGAGACGGGCGCCTTCGGCGATCGCCGCCCTCACGTGCGCTTCAACGGCACGGCCGGGGTGCCGGACGGCATGGCGATCGACGAGGACGACGGAGTGTGGGTCGCGATGTGGGGCGGCGGCGCCGTCCGCAGGTACACCGCGGCGGGTGTGCTCGACCTCACGATCCCCCTGCCCACGGTGAACGTCACCTCGTGCGCGTTCGGAGGCCCGGACCGCCGGACCCTCTACATCACGACCTCGCGCCAGGGCCTCGCCGATCCCGAGCCGGAGGCCGGCGGGCTGTTCGCCGTCGAGACCGAGGTGACCGGCGCGCCGGTGCACGCTTTCGGGGGCTGA
- a CDS encoding glycoside hydrolase family 3 N-terminal domain-containing protein: protein MTQPTDVVTAPPWADPTADADTRVESLLAEMTDAEKLAQLGSYWADRRDSTQIIAPMQDVLSRGRPPFEEATADGIGHLTRVFGTTPVTPREGMGKVRESQQHLLERTRLGIPAVVHEECLTGFTTLGATVYPASMAWAATFDAALVREMAHAIGSDMAAVGVHHGLSPVLDVVTDYRWGRVEETLGEDPYVVATLSTAYVEGLQETGVIATLKHFAGHATSRGGRNHAPVSMGERELRDLVLPPFEMAVRVGRAKSVMNSYTELDRVPAAADRWLLTEVLRGEWGFDGTVVSDYWAIAFLKSKHGVAETMADAGRLALHAGIDVELPDTAAYRLLAEADPDPARTKADIDTAVRRVLRQKIELGLLDSGWTPAEPADVDLDSARNRDIARRLAEESIVLLDNRRGILPLGHGTRRIALIGPCVDDPGAMMGAYSYPIHVMPRHPERGLGIHATSIPDALRRAMPGTEVVVEPGCPLSEPAHERQIAHAIVAAASSDLVVAVVGDRAGMFGKGTSGEGSDAPSLDLPGDQGRLVDALLATGKPLVLLVVSGRPYALGAYADRAAAIVQSFLPGVEGAGAIAGVLTGAVNPSGHLPVQIPGMNGALPHTYLAPPLGQDGDRISNLSIAPAFPFGHGLSYTTFELGDVDLDRNEIANDGTVVASVTVTNTGVRAGATVVQLYSADPVAQVTRPVQQLVGYARVSLEPGAAASVSFELHADRFSFHGLRRRRIVEPGVVHLTAGLSLTDLTASADLTIRGPEREVDDPVLVTGVRIEREDAA, encoded by the coding sequence ATGACGCAGCCGACCGATGTCGTGACCGCACCACCGTGGGCCGACCCCACGGCAGACGCCGACACCCGGGTCGAATCCCTGCTGGCAGAGATGACGGATGCCGAGAAGCTCGCGCAGCTGGGCAGCTACTGGGCTGACAGGCGCGACTCGACGCAGATCATCGCGCCGATGCAGGACGTGCTCTCGCGAGGGCGACCGCCGTTCGAGGAGGCGACCGCCGACGGCATCGGGCACCTCACCCGCGTCTTCGGCACGACCCCGGTCACCCCGCGCGAGGGGATGGGGAAGGTTCGCGAATCGCAGCAGCACCTCCTCGAGCGCACGAGGCTCGGCATCCCGGCCGTCGTCCACGAGGAGTGCCTCACCGGCTTCACGACGCTCGGTGCGACGGTCTACCCGGCCTCGATGGCGTGGGCGGCGACGTTCGATGCCGCCCTCGTTCGCGAGATGGCCCATGCGATCGGCTCCGACATGGCCGCGGTCGGCGTGCACCACGGCCTCTCACCCGTGCTCGACGTCGTCACGGACTACCGATGGGGGCGTGTCGAAGAGACCCTCGGTGAAGACCCGTACGTGGTCGCGACCCTGAGCACCGCGTACGTCGAGGGCCTGCAGGAGACGGGCGTGATCGCCACGCTCAAGCACTTCGCCGGCCACGCCACCTCGCGCGGGGGCCGCAACCACGCGCCGGTCTCGATGGGGGAGCGGGAACTGCGCGACCTCGTGCTGCCGCCGTTCGAGATGGCGGTGCGCGTGGGGCGCGCGAAGAGCGTCATGAACTCGTACACCGAGCTCGACCGCGTTCCCGCCGCGGCCGACCGGTGGCTGCTCACCGAGGTGCTACGCGGCGAGTGGGGCTTCGACGGCACGGTCGTGTCGGACTACTGGGCGATCGCGTTCCTCAAGTCCAAGCACGGCGTGGCCGAGACGATGGCGGATGCCGGACGCCTGGCCCTCCACGCGGGCATCGATGTCGAGCTGCCCGACACCGCGGCCTACCGGCTCCTCGCCGAGGCCGACCCCGACCCGGCGCGCACGAAGGCCGACATCGACACGGCCGTGCGGCGGGTGCTGCGGCAGAAGATCGAGCTGGGTCTGCTCGACAGCGGGTGGACCCCGGCGGAACCCGCCGACGTCGATCTCGACAGCGCCCGCAATCGCGACATCGCCCGCCGTCTCGCCGAGGAGTCCATCGTCCTCCTCGACAATCGCCGCGGCATCCTCCCCCTCGGGCACGGCACGCGTCGCATCGCGCTGATCGGGCCGTGCGTCGACGACCCGGGCGCGATGATGGGCGCGTACTCGTATCCGATCCACGTGATGCCGCGTCATCCCGAGCGAGGGCTCGGCATCCACGCGACGTCGATCCCCGACGCGCTGCGCCGGGCCATGCCGGGCACGGAGGTCGTCGTCGAGCCGGGATGCCCGCTGTCGGAGCCGGCGCACGAGCGGCAGATCGCCCACGCCATCGTGGCGGCGGCGTCGAGCGACCTCGTCGTCGCCGTGGTGGGCGATCGTGCCGGGATGTTCGGGAAGGGCACCTCGGGGGAGGGGTCCGACGCGCCGAGCCTCGACCTGCCCGGCGATCAGGGTCGGCTCGTCGATGCGCTGCTGGCCACCGGCAAGCCCCTGGTGCTGCTGGTGGTCTCGGGCCGCCCGTACGCGCTCGGTGCCTACGCCGACCGGGCGGCGGCGATCGTGCAGTCGTTCCTGCCGGGCGTCGAGGGCGCCGGTGCGATCGCCGGGGTGCTCACCGGCGCGGTGAACCCGAGCGGGCATCTGCCGGTGCAGATCCCGGGGATGAACGGGGCGCTGCCGCATACCTATCTCGCCCCGCCCCTCGGGCAGGACGGCGATCGCATCAGCAACCTGTCGATCGCGCCGGCGTTCCCGTTCGGCCACGGGCTGTCGTACACGACGTTCGAGCTCGGCGACGTCGACCTCGACCGGAACGAGATCGCGAACGACGGCACGGTGGTCGCGTCGGTGACCGTCACGAACACCGGGGTCCGGGCGGGTGCGACGGTCGTGCAGCTGTACAGCGCTGACCCGGTGGCGCAGGTGACGCGCCCGGTGCAGCAGCTGGTGGGCTACGCGCGGGTGTCGCTCGAGCCGGGGGCCGCGGCATCCGTCTCGTTCGAACTCCACGCCGACCGCTTCTCGTTCCACGGACTCCGCCGCCGCCGCATCGTCGAGCCGGGCGTCGTGCACCTGACCGCGGGGCTCTCGCTGACCGACCTGACCGCTTCTGCCGACCTGACGATCCGCGGCCCGGAGCGCGAGGTGGACGACCCCGTGCTGGTCACCGGGGTCCGTATCGAACGGGAGGATGCCGCATGA